The following are from one region of the Lytechinus variegatus isolate NC3 chromosome 4, Lvar_3.0, whole genome shotgun sequence genome:
- the LOC121413516 gene encoding general transcription factor IIE subunit 1-like, whose product MHGCSEQNLPVQKHNLRREAAIKEFDMTSLPVAEQGVLTVVPDELKSLAKYIMHGFYSVEHALVVDLLIRNTIMKEDDLADLLKFDKKQLRTLLMKIKNDKLLKQVMRVETQADGRAMRHYYYYINYKTFVNVVRFKLDRMRQKIENRERDSTCKALFKCTGKECDRTYNEFDAGNLYDPFTMQMKCTYCGSEVLEDESAVPKRDAVTQMVTFNEQMKPIFDLLKDVEHVKLSQDILDPTPVPLSEAQKGRVGDRGLNIGGPQHGWRENNRNPAELYHQDVTINIGENKGPANNEPAPRERPVWMTESTVDGAIIEAASGSAVETMKVDQNRTNAGKSHDGEIMKALLAHERKVGQRPSFHHEPNSDNESDASASDDEFPQGRTDPLLSEDRLAFGTMMGDMSMGRHEEEEEEEDEDMMVMVQGRQVPLDEVTPEMISEMDQEEKDEYIRLAQQAHADMYE is encoded by the exons TTCAGAAACACAATTTAAGAAGAGAGGCAGCCATCAAAGAGTTCGACATGACGTCTCTGCCCGTTGCAGAACAGGGAGTGCTTACAGTTGTCCCTGATGAGCTGAAGTCACTGGCAAAGTACATCATGCATGGATTCTACTCGGTGGAGCATGCCCTCGTTGTTGACCTTTTAATCAGGAACACCATCATGAAGGAGGATGACCTTGCTGACTTGCTCAAGTTCGACAAGAAACAGCTTCGAACTTTgctcatgaaaatcaagaacgATAAGCTCCTGAAGCAGGTGATGCGAGTCGAGACGCAGGCCGATGGCCGCGCCATGAGGCACTATTACTACTACATCAACTACAAGACATTTGTGAACGTTGTCAGATTCAAGTTGGATCGGATGagacagaaaattgaaaacaggGAGAGGGACTCCACCTGTAAGGCGCTTTTCAAATGTACTGGTAAAGAATGTGATAGGACTTACAATGAGTTCGATGCAGGAAACCTGTACGATCCATTCACGATGCAGATGAAATGCACATACTGCGGGTCAGAGGTTTTGGAAGATGAGAGTGCGGTGCCGAAGAGGGATGCTGTCACTCAGATGGTGACATTCAATGAACAAATGAAGCCCATCTTTGATCTGCTAAAGGATGTAGAGCATGTCAAGCTTTCACAAGATATCCTAGACCCAACTCCAGTTCCTCTTAGTGAAGCACAAAA GGGTCGTGTGGGTGATCGAGGCTTGAACATAGGAGGCCCTCAACATGGTTGGAGAGAGAACAATCGTAACCCTGCTGAACTTTACCATCAAGACGTCACCATCAACATTGGAGAAAACAAAGGTCCAGCTAACAATGAACCAGCACCCCGTGAACGTCCTGTCTGGATGACAGAGAGCACCGTTGATGGCGCTATCATAGAGGCCGCTTCAGGAAGCGCTGTTGAAACCATGAAGGTGGATCAAAATCGAACCAACGCTGGGAAGTCACATGATGGCGAAATCATGAAGGCCCTGCTTGCTCATGAGAGGAAAGTCGGGCAAAGACCAAGCTTCCATCATGAACCTAACAGTGACAATGAAAGCGATGCTAGTGCCTCCGATGATGAGTTCCCTCAAGGTAGAACCGACCCACTACTATCAGAGGACAGGCTTGCTTTTGGTACGATGATGGGGGATATGTCAATGGGTAGAcatgaggaggaggaagaagaagaagatgaggatatgatggtgatggtcCAAGGGAGGCAAGTGCCTCTGGATGAAGTCACTCCAGAAATGATTTCTGAAATGGATCAGGAAGAGAAGGATGAATATATCAGACTTGCACAGCAAGCACATGCTGACATGTATGAATGA